A DNA window from Alteribacter keqinensis contains the following coding sequences:
- the yabQ gene encoding spore cortex biosynthesis protein YabQ has protein sequence MTLEVQFETMLIMTVMGIWLGAAMDTYHRFLGSPRRFKWTHLINDLFFWCAQGLFLFYVLLNVNEGEMRFYVLLALLFGYATYRALLQTVYRSILESLIRFTVAFYRFTVRLIVVLVITPVKWLLQVVLALCMIILSTIWRIVYFLLKVIIAPFRWGLEKAGVRFTFLLKWKKNLYTFSEKIRDLFSKLLNWFTKRKR, from the coding sequence GTGACCCTCGAAGTACAATTTGAGACGATGCTGATCATGACAGTGATGGGCATCTGGCTTGGGGCGGCGATGGACACGTATCACCGGTTCCTCGGCAGCCCCCGCCGGTTCAAGTGGACTCATCTCATCAATGATCTCTTTTTCTGGTGTGCTCAGGGCCTGTTTCTTTTCTATGTTCTTCTCAATGTGAACGAAGGTGAGATGAGATTTTACGTTCTTCTCGCTTTGCTGTTTGGCTATGCAACGTACCGTGCCCTGCTGCAGACAGTGTACCGCAGCATTCTCGAATCGCTCATCCGCTTTACCGTTGCCTTTTATCGATTTACAGTCAGGCTGATCGTTGTACTGGTCATTACTCCGGTAAAATGGTTATTGCAAGTTGTACTGGCCTTATGTATGATAATATTATCCACAATATGGAGAATTGTTTACTTTTTACTAAAGGTTATTATTGCTCCGTTTCGCTGGGGACTCGAAAAAGCCGGAGTACGGTTTACATTCCTTCTGAAATGGAAGAAGAATCTCTATACATTTTCAGAAAAAATAAGGGATCTGTTCAGTAAGCTACTGAACTGGTTTACAAAAAGAAAGAGGTGA
- the yabP gene encoding sporulation protein YabP, protein MNQSYEFMSSGQGRQQKDHNISMKGRKTLEITGVKQVESFDNEEFLLETEMGYLSIRGQHLQMKNLDVDEGNVSIQGRVDDLVYLDQHSGDKSKGFFGKLFK, encoded by the coding sequence ATGAATCAATCATACGAATTTATGTCAAGTGGACAAGGGCGACAGCAAAAAGACCACAACATATCGATGAAAGGCAGAAAAACCCTGGAAATTACAGGGGTAAAGCAGGTGGAAAGCTTCGATAACGAAGAGTTCCTTCTGGAAACGGAAATGGGATACTTATCAATCCGAGGTCAGCACCTCCAGATGAAAAATCTGGATGTTGATGAAGGGAATGTTTCCATTCAGGGAAGAGTGGACGATCTTGTGTACCTGGATCAGCATAGTGGTGATAAATCCAAAGGGTTCTTCGGGAAGTTATTCAAGTGA
- a CDS encoding RNA-binding S4 domain-containing protein, with protein MRIDKYLKVSRLIKRRTMAKEVAEQGRITVNGQTVKAGANVKVGDEISIRFGQKIVTVTVDRLEESTRKDEAATLYTLVKEESLRDEQSEI; from the coding sequence ATGAGAATCGATAAATATTTAAAAGTTTCAAGACTGATCAAAAGAAGAACAATGGCAAAAGAAGTTGCGGAACAAGGACGGATTACCGTCAACGGTCAAACTGTGAAAGCTGGTGCGAATGTTAAAGTAGGGGATGAAATTTCGATCCGCTTCGGCCAGAAAATTGTAACAGTAACAGTAGACAGGCTTGAAGAATCAACGAGAAAAGATGAAGCGGCGACCCTTTATACGTTAGTAAAAGAAGAGTCATTAAGAGACGAACAGTCTGAAATTTAA
- the mazG gene encoding nucleoside triphosphate pyrophosphohydrolase, with protein MARTITVLGLGAGDLNQLPVGIYKKLKRVSSLYVRTKEHPVLRELKEEGLNPESFDHIYEAKDQFSDVYGEITRVLFEKAKDEDIVYAVPGHPLVAEETVQRLLNGASAHGVTVTVEGGQSFLDPVFASLKVDPIEGFQLVDGTALKQDELQLRHHIVICQVYDAFIASEVKLTLMDVLPDDYPVTVVTAAGSLEEVLTEVPLYELDRVTSLNNLTAVYVPPVKDEALLTHEFWKLRSVIATLRGPDGCPWDRKQTHESLKPYLLEESYEVLEAIDEQNEDHLAEELGDVLLQVMLHAQIGEDSGYFTVSDVITSITEKMIRRHPHVFETAEADDPEAVVTQWEKIKQAEKEEKGMSEGLLDSIPKSLPSLLRAYKVQKKAAKVGFDWGDAQPMHEKLREELAEWEQELLKEDKKAAAEEFGDVLFTIVNIARYYKIEPEEALRMTNEKFVRRFSFIEKTLQESGTAWEEHTLEELDALWDRAKEQGL; from the coding sequence ATGGCCCGCACAATAACCGTATTAGGCCTCGGTGCCGGGGATCTCAACCAATTACCTGTTGGTATTTACAAAAAGTTAAAACGAGTTTCTTCATTATATGTACGCACAAAAGAGCATCCGGTTCTGCGCGAACTTAAGGAAGAAGGGCTGAATCCGGAAAGTTTTGATCATATATATGAAGCAAAAGACCAATTCTCTGATGTTTACGGGGAAATTACAAGGGTACTCTTTGAGAAAGCAAAGGATGAAGATATCGTCTATGCTGTACCGGGTCACCCTTTAGTGGCGGAAGAAACCGTTCAGCGACTCCTTAACGGTGCATCTGCTCACGGTGTGACTGTAACCGTTGAAGGCGGACAAAGTTTTCTTGATCCGGTATTTGCTTCTCTTAAGGTTGATCCGATTGAAGGGTTTCAGTTAGTGGATGGCACGGCCTTAAAGCAGGATGAGCTGCAGCTGCGCCACCACATCGTTATCTGCCAGGTGTATGATGCCTTTATTGCATCTGAAGTTAAACTTACATTAATGGACGTTCTTCCTGATGATTATCCTGTAACGGTAGTAACAGCAGCGGGAAGCTTGGAGGAAGTGTTGACAGAAGTTCCCCTTTACGAGCTTGACCGTGTAACGTCTTTGAACAACCTGACTGCAGTATACGTACCGCCGGTAAAAGATGAAGCGTTGCTTACCCATGAATTTTGGAAACTGCGCAGTGTCATTGCTACCCTTCGCGGTCCGGATGGATGTCCCTGGGATCGAAAGCAAACCCACGAGTCTCTGAAGCCTTACCTCCTGGAAGAATCGTATGAAGTTCTTGAAGCGATCGATGAACAAAATGAGGATCATCTTGCTGAAGAGCTTGGAGATGTTCTTCTTCAAGTCATGCTCCATGCACAGATCGGGGAGGACAGCGGCTATTTCACGGTTTCTGATGTGATAACATCAATTACGGAAAAAATGATCCGCCGCCACCCTCATGTGTTCGAGACTGCAGAAGCAGATGATCCTGAAGCTGTCGTGACGCAGTGGGAGAAAATCAAACAGGCTGAAAAAGAAGAAAAAGGAATGTCTGAAGGTCTTCTTGACAGTATACCGAAATCACTTCCAAGTCTTCTTCGGGCATACAAGGTGCAGAAGAAAGCAGCGAAGGTTGGTTTTGACTGGGGCGATGCACAGCCAATGCACGAAAAGCTCCGGGAAGAGCTGGCTGAATGGGAGCAGGAATTATTGAAGGAAGACAAAAAAGCAGCAGCTGAAGAGTTTGGAGATGTTCTGTTTACTATTGTGAATATCGCACGCTATTATAAGATCGAACCGGAGGAAGCGCTGCGTATGACTAACGAAAAATTCGTCCGCAGATTCAGCTTTATAGAAAAAACGCTGCAGGAGTCAGGGACTGCCTGGGAAGAGCATACCCTGGAGGAGCTGGATGCCCTTTGGGACAGAGCAAAAGAACAGGGGTTATAA
- a CDS encoding putative polysaccharide biosynthesis protein, with product MDQTADRKQKENAGKQNRQSFLKGALYLSLAAVIVKILSAVYKVPYQNITGDVGFYVYQQVYPFYGIALVLATYGFPVIISKLVADEWEKRGAEGVKGLLIVSLTVVACINLVLGLLLYSSAPALAGWIGDDQLAWPLRAMAAPFLIMPFVSVLRGYYQGMQWMTPSAVSQVVEQSVRVAAILLLSTWAMQHYGPYEAGVAAALGSFFGAVAALFVLTAMSEKRGLSNKRAVVQWRKHTKAIAAGGFFVCISAMSLVLMQLIDALTMVRLLGHGGIDGEMIPVLKGIYDRGWPMVQMGTVITTSFSLSLVPLVAKAAYYNDEMKMRLYAVRSLKIGTIFGGASATGLAVIMPSLNPMLFTDREGELALQILSMTVFPASVFLTAAAVLHGVGKGRILLIAVFTGMIVKGVLNVILVPFLDITGAAAAALISYLVVAIIVLVYLTKAGLLRIEKKTVTKGWVLAAALLITTAAAWQFVWLEGVDTRTGFAFTALSSSVIGGTAFLVAAVKLNLFRNEEWKDIPKLSSIISKLERKKGAD from the coding sequence ATGGATCAGACAGCAGACAGGAAACAAAAAGAAAACGCCGGTAAACAAAACAGACAGTCGTTTCTTAAGGGCGCTTTATATCTGTCCCTTGCTGCTGTAATTGTAAAAATATTGAGCGCAGTATATAAAGTCCCTTATCAAAACATTACAGGAGACGTTGGTTTTTATGTCTACCAGCAAGTATACCCGTTTTATGGAATAGCCTTAGTCCTGGCTACATATGGTTTTCCTGTCATTATTTCGAAGCTCGTTGCAGATGAATGGGAGAAAAGAGGAGCAGAAGGTGTCAAAGGGCTGCTTATTGTTTCTTTGACTGTGGTGGCTTGTATCAATTTGGTTCTTGGCTTGCTTCTCTACTCCAGTGCACCTGCTCTTGCGGGATGGATTGGAGATGATCAACTGGCCTGGCCTCTCAGAGCAATGGCGGCACCCTTTCTCATCATGCCTTTTGTTTCTGTTTTAAGAGGTTACTACCAGGGAATGCAGTGGATGACTCCTTCAGCCGTATCCCAGGTTGTCGAACAGAGTGTCAGGGTGGCTGCTATTCTGCTTCTCTCCACATGGGCAATGCAGCATTACGGACCTTATGAAGCGGGTGTCGCCGCCGCACTCGGTTCCTTTTTTGGCGCAGTGGCCGCGCTTTTTGTACTCACAGCCATGTCAGAGAAAAGAGGCTTGAGTAATAAGAGGGCCGTTGTACAATGGAGGAAACATACGAAAGCGATTGCTGCAGGCGGTTTTTTTGTCTGTATCAGCGCTATGTCACTGGTTCTGATGCAGTTGATTGACGCATTAACGATGGTCCGCCTGCTGGGACATGGAGGAATTGATGGAGAAATGATTCCTGTATTGAAGGGGATATATGACAGAGGGTGGCCGATGGTTCAAATGGGAACGGTCATCACAACATCGTTTTCTCTCAGCCTTGTTCCTCTGGTGGCAAAAGCTGCTTACTACAACGATGAAATGAAGATGCGCCTTTATGCTGTCCGGTCATTAAAAATAGGGACAATCTTTGGAGGGGCATCTGCTACAGGACTTGCAGTGATCATGCCGTCCTTGAATCCTATGCTTTTCACAGACAGAGAAGGGGAACTGGCATTGCAGATTCTCAGCATGACCGTTTTTCCAGCTTCTGTTTTTCTTACGGCCGCTGCCGTCCTCCACGGCGTAGGAAAAGGACGTATTTTACTGATCGCTGTATTCACAGGAATGATAGTTAAAGGGGTACTGAATGTTATTCTTGTTCCTTTTCTTGATATTACCGGAGCGGCTGCAGCTGCCCTCATCAGCTACCTTGTAGTTGCAATAATTGTACTTGTTTATTTAACAAAAGCAGGATTACTTCGCATAGAGAAAAAAACAGTAACAAAAGGCTGGGTTTTAGCGGCGGCCCTCCTGATTACGACGGCTGCGGCCTGGCAGTTTGTCTGGCTCGAGGGCGTTGATACGCGAACAGGATTTGCTTTCACTGCATTGTCTTCATCCGTGATTGGTGGGACTGCCTTCCTTGTCGCCGCTGTTAAGTTAAACCTATTCAGGAATGAAGAGTGGAAGGACATTCCCAAATTATCTTCAATCATTTCAAAATTGGAACGGAAAAAAGGAGCTGACTGA
- the spoVT gene encoding stage V sporulation protein T — protein MKATGIVRRIDDLGRVVIPKEIRRTLRIREGDPLEIFVDRDGEVILKKYSPISELGDFAKEYAEALYDSLSHPVLIADRDTYIAVAGGSKKDYANKSIGDLVESAMNDRKTLIETSAGEYNIAGEAKDNLSGYVIAPIIASGDPIGAVVLLAKESAKMGDVEKKLAETAAGFLARQMEQ, from the coding sequence ATGAAGGCAACTGGAATTGTTCGTCGCATTGATGATTTAGGCCGGGTCGTCATCCCGAAGGAAATTAGACGCACACTGAGAATTCGTGAAGGAGACCCTCTTGAGATCTTCGTTGACCGTGACGGGGAAGTAATCTTAAAGAAATACTCTCCGATCTCCGAGCTGGGGGATTTCGCAAAAGAATATGCGGAAGCACTTTACGACAGCCTGAGTCATCCTGTACTCATCGCTGATCGTGATACGTATATCGCAGTGGCAGGCGGTTCTAAAAAAGACTATGCAAATAAAAGCATTGGCGACCTTGTTGAATCAGCAATGAATGACCGTAAAACCCTGATTGAAACGAGTGCGGGCGAGTACAACATCGCAGGAGAAGCAAAGGACAATTTGAGCGGGTATGTTATTGCCCCGATTATTGCCAGCGGAGATCCGATTGGTGCAGTGGTACTTCTCGCAAAGGAGAGCGCCAAGATGGGAGATGTAGAGAAGAAACTTGCAGAAACAGCAGCAGGATTCCTCGCTCGTCAAATGGAACAATAA
- the mfd gene encoding transcription-repair coupling factor → MKGLIELFGQGDDVASVTDGIEASLSEQMVAGLTGSSRSLLLASIYQKTKGSQLIVTHNLYQAQKLYDDLTSLVNDENIFLYPVNELIASEIAVASPEMRGQRIEALNHWTNNKAGIVITPMAGLRRLLPPKEVWARCQAEVKVGEDLDLDSVLARFVSMGFTRTDMVSSPGEFSVRGGIIDIYPLTEEHPIRIELFDTEVDSIRHFDVETQRSLNQTQHVWIGPAKEVLVDDEHFANGASRLEAALSKTLTKMKDAKTKELASEKVGEEIGWLKQQTPFDSMYKYMAFYYDKKTTLLDYLPEDGAVFIDEISRVQEMAQNLDKEEAEWQTTMLSQGATVSDLVISKPWSELMEKTVVPRVYMSLFLRHVPSTAPKNIVNFQAKSMQNFHGQLHLLKTEVQRWKEAEARILFVAGDKDRAERMKQVLSDYDIEAGITAGENRPAPGEALITTGQITSGFELPMQRIIIITEEEVFTKKSRRPKRSRQKLSNAERIKSYSELKVGDWVVHINHGIGKYLGIETLDIGGIHKDYMHITYAGDDKLYVPVDQIDQVQKYVGSEDKEPKLYALGGSDWKKVKKKVRSSVEDIADDLIKLYAERESSKGFAFSEDSLEQREFENSFPYQETEDQLSAIEEIKKDMERDRPMDRLLCGDVGYGKTEVALRAAFKAIMDGKQVAFLVPTTILAQQHYETIRERFQDFPINIGLMNRFRSKKEQKVTVEGLKKGSMDIVVGTHRLLSKDMEFKNLGLLVVDEEQRFGVTHKEKIKQLKANVDVLTLTATPIPRTLHMSMLGVRDLSVIETPPENRFPVQTYVVEYNEALTREAIERELARGGQVFFLYNRVEDIETMSDKIATLVPDASVRFAHGRMTETELENVMLDFLEGNADVLVTTTIIETGVDIPNVNTLLIYDADRMGLSQLYQLRGRVGRSNRVAYAYFTHQRDKVLTEVAEKRLQSIKEFTELGSGFKIAMRDLSIRGAGNLLGAEQHGFIASVGFDLYSQMLKEAIDERKDAVKSGGREETKKKAKPELEVDIKVDAYIPESYIPDSKQKIDMYKRFKELETQRDILDLQNEMIDRFGDYPKEVKFLFQVAKIKVHSYQEQVQSIVEKNNECKVILSPEATKGINGSKLFSLVNKISRKMNLSMTGNSITIHIKRKTLKDDEYLNALEKALSQLDEVRKEPVG, encoded by the coding sequence TTGAAAGGTTTAATAGAATTATTTGGCCAGGGAGATGACGTAGCAAGCGTAACGGACGGAATAGAGGCGAGCTTGTCAGAACAGATGGTAGCAGGGCTTACGGGCTCGTCACGCTCTCTTTTACTGGCTTCAATCTATCAAAAAACAAAGGGTTCGCAGCTTATTGTTACCCACAATCTGTATCAGGCACAAAAGCTGTACGATGATCTCACATCTCTAGTAAATGATGAGAATATCTTCTTGTACCCTGTAAATGAATTAATTGCTTCTGAGATTGCCGTTGCTTCTCCTGAAATGAGAGGACAGCGGATTGAAGCGCTTAATCACTGGACAAATAACAAGGCTGGTATTGTCATTACGCCTATGGCCGGCCTGAGGCGCCTGTTACCTCCAAAAGAAGTGTGGGCGCGCTGTCAGGCAGAGGTGAAGGTAGGGGAAGACCTGGATCTTGACAGTGTTCTCGCCCGCTTTGTTTCCATGGGTTTCACACGCACAGACATGGTTTCTTCACCTGGAGAATTCAGCGTGCGCGGAGGAATTATCGATATTTATCCATTAACTGAAGAACACCCAATCCGAATTGAACTCTTTGATACAGAGGTAGACTCGATTCGGCATTTTGACGTGGAAACACAACGCTCATTGAATCAGACTCAGCACGTTTGGATCGGCCCGGCAAAAGAAGTGCTCGTAGATGATGAACATTTTGCAAACGGCGCTTCCCGTCTTGAAGCGGCTCTGTCAAAAACACTGACAAAGATGAAAGACGCTAAAACCAAGGAGCTGGCTTCGGAAAAAGTCGGTGAAGAAATCGGGTGGCTGAAACAACAAACACCATTTGATTCGATGTACAAGTACATGGCTTTTTATTATGACAAGAAGACGACACTTCTCGATTACCTCCCCGAAGACGGAGCAGTGTTTATTGATGAAATCAGCCGCGTACAGGAAATGGCTCAGAATCTTGACAAGGAAGAGGCTGAATGGCAGACAACGATGCTGAGCCAGGGAGCCACTGTCTCAGATCTTGTCATCTCAAAGCCCTGGAGCGAACTGATGGAAAAAACGGTAGTGCCAAGAGTGTACATGAGTTTGTTTTTACGCCATGTACCTTCAACGGCCCCGAAGAATATCGTTAACTTCCAGGCCAAGTCCATGCAGAACTTCCACGGTCAGCTGCATCTGCTTAAGACAGAAGTTCAGCGCTGGAAAGAGGCGGAAGCCCGCATTTTGTTTGTAGCAGGAGACAAGGACCGTGCAGAACGGATGAAGCAGGTCCTTTCAGACTATGACATCGAAGCGGGTATCACGGCCGGTGAAAACCGTCCTGCACCGGGAGAAGCTCTCATTACAACAGGCCAGATAACATCCGGTTTTGAGCTTCCGATGCAGCGGATCATCATCATTACAGAGGAAGAAGTTTTCACGAAGAAATCTCGCCGTCCAAAACGGAGCCGTCAGAAACTTTCTAACGCAGAGCGGATAAAAAGCTACTCTGAACTGAAGGTCGGCGACTGGGTTGTTCATATCAATCATGGAATCGGAAAGTACCTGGGGATCGAAACACTGGATATCGGCGGGATTCATAAAGATTATATGCACATCACCTACGCAGGCGATGACAAGCTCTATGTGCCGGTAGACCAGATTGATCAGGTACAGAAATACGTGGGTTCAGAGGACAAAGAACCGAAGCTTTATGCTCTCGGCGGAAGCGACTGGAAAAAAGTCAAAAAGAAAGTCCGTTCCTCTGTTGAAGATATTGCAGACGATCTGATCAAGCTTTACGCGGAACGGGAGTCCAGTAAAGGGTTTGCATTCTCAGAAGACAGTCTTGAACAGCGTGAATTTGAAAACTCTTTCCCATATCAGGAAACAGAAGATCAGCTTTCAGCTATCGAGGAAATCAAAAAAGATATGGAACGGGACCGACCGATGGACCGCCTTTTATGTGGGGATGTTGGTTATGGAAAGACCGAAGTTGCTCTTCGCGCCGCTTTCAAAGCCATTATGGATGGAAAACAGGTAGCCTTTCTTGTACCGACGACCATCCTTGCCCAGCAGCATTACGAAACCATTCGCGAACGTTTTCAGGATTTCCCGATTAATATCGGTCTCATGAACCGCTTCCGCTCAAAGAAAGAACAAAAGGTAACGGTCGAAGGTCTAAAAAAAGGATCGATGGATATTGTAGTCGGAACCCACCGCCTTTTATCGAAGGACATGGAGTTTAAAAACCTCGGTCTCCTTGTGGTAGATGAAGAACAACGGTTTGGCGTGACCCATAAAGAAAAGATAAAACAGCTGAAGGCAAATGTCGACGTACTCACGTTAACAGCAACACCGATCCCGCGGACGCTTCACATGTCCATGCTCGGGGTCCGTGATCTCTCTGTTATTGAAACGCCACCGGAGAACCGGTTTCCAGTTCAGACTTATGTGGTGGAGTACAACGAGGCTCTTACCCGGGAAGCGATTGAAAGAGAACTGGCCAGGGGAGGTCAGGTATTCTTCCTCTATAACCGTGTAGAGGATATCGAAACAATGTCGGATAAGATCGCTACCCTCGTTCCTGATGCCTCCGTCCGCTTTGCCCACGGGCGAATGACTGAGACAGAACTTGAAAACGTGATGCTTGATTTCCTTGAAGGAAACGCAGACGTCCTTGTGACTACGACCATTATTGAAACCGGGGTGGATATTCCTAATGTAAACACCCTTCTCATTTATGACGCCGACCGTATGGGTTTGTCCCAGTTGTATCAGCTCCGTGGCCGCGTAGGCCGTTCCAACCGGGTAGCGTATGCGTACTTCACCCACCAGCGGGATAAGGTGTTAACGGAAGTTGCGGAAAAACGTCTGCAGTCGATTAAAGAGTTCACGGAACTTGGCAGCGGATTTAAAATTGCCATGCGTGACTTGTCCATACGCGGGGCAGGTAACCTTCTTGGGGCAGAGCAGCACGGATTTATTGCGTCTGTCGGGTTTGATCTTTATTCCCAGATGCTCAAAGAAGCCATCGACGAGCGCAAAGACGCGGTTAAAAGCGGCGGCAGGGAAGAAACGAAGAAAAAAGCAAAGCCTGAACTTGAAGTGGATATTAAGGTGGATGCCTATATACCGGAATCCTATATTCCTGATTCCAAGCAAAAGATTGATATGTATAAACGCTTTAAAGAGCTTGAAACACAGCGGGATATCCTTGATCTTCAAAATGAAATGATAGACCGGTTCGGTGATTATCCTAAAGAGGTAAAATTCCTGTTTCAAGTGGCAAAAATTAAAGTACACTCCTATCAGGAGCAAGTACAGTCCATTGTGGAAAAGAACAACGAATGTAAGGTGATCCTGTCACCTGAAGCAACGAAGGGGATCAACGGGTCGAAGCTTTTCAGCCTCGTCAATAAGATCTCCCGGAAGATGAACCTGTCTATGACAGGCAATTCCATTACGATTCACATTAAGAGAAAAACATTAAAAGACGATGAATACCTGAATGCTCTTGAAAAAGCGTTATCACAGCTTGATGAAGTCCGTAAAGAGCCGGTAGGGTAA
- a CDS encoding anti-sigma-F factor Fin family protein has protein sequence MAIHYQCRHCGTKLGTISEWTADEKTLGFHMLDEEERENMIRYDNRGDIHVDTICEDCEKTLSDHPDYHQYESFLQ, from the coding sequence ATGGCTATTCATTATCAATGCCGCCATTGCGGTACTAAGCTGGGAACCATCAGTGAATGGACGGCGGATGAAAAAACATTAGGGTTTCATATGCTGGACGAAGAGGAACGGGAGAATATGATACGTTATGATAACCGTGGAGATATCCACGTGGATACGATCTGTGAAGATTGCGAAAAGACGTTGTCGGATCATCCCGATTACCACCAGTATGAGTCCTTTCTCCAATAA
- the pth gene encoding aminoacyl-tRNA hydrolase, with translation MKLIVGLGNPGTKYDGTRHNVGFEVIDRCQEKLNIDLTQSKHKGIYGSAGMGTEKIFLLKPLTYMNLSGESVAPLMNFYKMTPEDILVVYDDLDLAPGKIRLRQKGGAGGHNGIKSLIQHLGTDQFKRIRIGVGRPDHGQAVTDHVLGRFSPDDRKLIDEAVEKATDACGAWTKEPFNQVMNEFNK, from the coding sequence ATGAAACTTATCGTCGGTCTTGGAAACCCCGGCACAAAATATGACGGAACACGGCATAATGTAGGATTTGAAGTCATTGACCGGTGTCAGGAAAAACTTAACATTGACCTTACCCAGAGTAAACACAAAGGCATTTACGGCTCGGCCGGAATGGGAACAGAGAAGATTTTCTTATTGAAGCCACTCACCTATATGAACTTATCGGGAGAGTCTGTTGCTCCTCTCATGAATTTTTATAAAATGACCCCGGAAGATATTCTTGTTGTTTATGATGACCTGGATCTTGCCCCGGGAAAAATCAGACTCAGACAAAAAGGCGGAGCTGGCGGACACAATGGCATTAAATCACTCATACAGCACCTCGGTACGGATCAGTTTAAAAGAATCCGGATTGGAGTAGGCAGGCCTGATCACGGACAGGCCGTTACAGATCATGTTCTTGGGCGTTTTTCTCCGGATGACCGGAAACTGATTGATGAAGCTGTAGAGAAAGCAACAGACGCCTGTGGTGCCTGGACAAAAGAGCCATTTAATCAGGTTATGAACGAATTTAATAAGTAA
- a CDS encoding 50S ribosomal protein L25/general stress protein Ctc, whose amino-acid sequence MATVLQAVDRKDLRGSRLNKIRQSGGIPAVLYGKTLDTTPVTVDEIEFIKTYREVGKTGVFKLDKDGKKYDVMIYDMQVDRIKNEFIHLDFYAVDMKSELDADIPVNLTGEAKGAKEGGVVQLAAYELSVRALPANLPDSINLDVSDLDINDSIQVKDIKGIGEFEFNNDPEEVVVSVLPPTEEPEEPAAEEGAEPELVDAEEGDGEGNEKKSENNES is encoded by the coding sequence ATGGCAACAGTATTGCAAGCAGTAGACCGAAAGGATTTACGAGGTTCAAGACTCAATAAGATTCGTCAATCAGGAGGCATTCCAGCCGTATTATACGGTAAAACACTAGATACAACTCCTGTCACAGTAGATGAAATTGAATTCATCAAAACTTACCGTGAAGTAGGAAAAACCGGCGTATTCAAGCTTGATAAAGACGGGAAAAAATATGATGTTATGATTTATGACATGCAGGTTGACCGTATTAAAAACGAGTTCATTCACCTCGATTTCTACGCAGTAGATATGAAGAGTGAACTTGATGCTGATATTCCGGTAAATCTTACAGGTGAAGCTAAAGGAGCGAAAGAAGGCGGCGTCGTGCAGCTGGCTGCATACGAGCTTTCCGTAAGAGCTCTTCCGGCCAACCTTCCGGACTCCATCAATCTTGATGTTTCAGACTTGGATATTAACGATTCCATCCAGGTTAAAGACATTAAAGGTATCGGAGAATTCGAATTTAACAATGATCCTGAAGAGGTCGTTGTATCCGTATTACCTCCAACTGAGGAGCCTGAAGAACCAGCAGCAGAAGAAGGTGCGGAGCCTGAACTCGTGGATGCTGAAGAAGGCGACGGAGAAGGTAACGAAAAAAAGAGCGAAAACAACGAGTCTTAA